The Sulfurovum riftiae sequence AAGTAGTATAATCAATTTGGTTAATTCATCTCTTAGATTATTACTTCCAGGCTCCATATTTTCCTCCCAGAAAACTTCATTTTCCCAAATATGCATTGCAATTGGCTCATCCAAATATGTGGCATTATCCAATAAAAGCCCCATAATGGCCATTGACGGATAGATATTTTCATTAAATTTTTCTTCATATTTTTCAAATAATTTTTGTTTATTAAAACACAATCCAGTTAATATGTGCGAAAATAGAAAAAGTGACTCTTTGGATAGATTTTTAATTTTATAGTAATTGCATTGTTTAGATTTTTCCAACAACATTATCAGTGATGTTTTAAAGCATACAGGGTTACTTGCTTCGATAAAATCAATTACCCTTTCTATGCCACCAGGTAATAAGTAATCATCATCTGTAAGAAAAAAGATATATTTACCCTTTGCTCTATTAATTAGAGTCCAACAATTCTTTACGGCACCAATATTTTTTTCATTCTTCTTATATTTAATATTTAAGTTCCTATATTTTTTTACAACTTCTTGTGTTGTATCTTGAGAGTCATTATCTTGTATTAATATCTCTACTTTCTCTGCATCATAATGAGTCAATGATTGCAAACAAAGATCTAAGTACGATGCTCTATTATATGTGGGTATGCATATTGATAATAATATTTCTTTATTCATATGATGTATCCTCGTAATAATTTAATTTAAATTTTTTAAAAATAAAAATTGC is a genomic window containing:
- a CDS encoding glycosyltransferase family 2 protein; its protein translation is MNKEILLSICIPTYNRASYLDLCLQSLTHYDAEKVEILIQDNDSQDTTQEVVKKYRNLNIKYKKNEKNIGAVKNCWTLINRAKGKYIFFLTDDDYLLPGGIERVIDFIEASNPVCFKTSLIMLLEKSKQCNYYKIKNLSKESLFLFSHILTGLCFNKQKLFEKYEEKFNENIYPSMAIMGLLLDNATYLDEPIAMHIWENEVFWEENMEPGSNNLRDELTKLIILL